GGCAGCGATGGTCGAATCGATCGCGTTAGACCACACCTGCTGGTTCTCGTCATAGATATGTTCTTCCAACTCGGCGCGGGACACCGTACGATCCCTGCTCAATGCGAGATACTCAATGACCGAGTACTCGCGCCTGGTGAGTTCGATTGGCATATCTTGAATACTTACTCGCTTGGCGCTCGTGTCAAGCTTGAGCGGACCGCACGAGATGCTGGATCTGCTGATGTCGCGCGTGCGCCTGCAAAGCACCTCAATCCGTGCGAGCAACTCTTCAAAGTCGAAGGGTTTGACGAGGTAATCGTCCGCACCAGCACGCAATCCCTGCACACGGTGCTCGGTCCGATCGCGAGCGCTCAGAATAAGCACCGGTGTTGCAATGCCTGTACTGCGAAGCGTTTGTAATACAGTCAGTCCATCTATTTCTGGGAGCATCAGATCAAGGACAATCACGTCGTACTCGGTTGTCCTTGCATGGATGAGACCGTCACGGCCATCTGCTGCGGCATCGACAGCATAGCCTGCTTTGCGCAGACCATCTGTCAGTGACGTACGCAAGCGTGCAGAATCCTCGACAACAAGAACGCGCATGAGCATCCTTTCAAAGTCTCAGTGCCATTGTAGGAATAACGCCGGAAACAGCGCTATGCACCATTCCCAGCGTTCGTTGCTCAAGCAACCGCATGTCAGTTGCAGAATCCAGCGAGTTAGTCGTCGTCGTCTTCGTCATCATCTTCTTCGCCGAGATATGTGCCATCCTCAGCAACAACAAAGTCGCGTGTGCCGTCAACTTCGACCTCGTAGACTGTCTCCTTGTCCTCTGTGGACCGCTCAAGTTCCGTGATCGTCCCGCCATTCAGATTGGCAAGAATTGTTGCTTTGACGGCAGCAGGTACTTCATCGAGTGTGACATTGACATCGGTTTCATCGTCATCTTCTTCCTCATCAT
Above is a genomic segment from Phycisphaeraceae bacterium containing:
- a CDS encoding response regulator transcription factor — translated: MRVLVVEDSARLRTSLTDGLRKAGYAVDAAADGRDGLIHARTTEYDVIVLDLMLPEIDGLTVLQTLRSTGIATPVLILSARDRTEHRVQGLRAGADDYLVKPFDFEELLARIEVLCRRTRDISRSSISCGPLKLDTSAKRVSIQDMPIELTRREYSVIEYLALSRDRTVSRAELEEHIYDENQQVWSNAIDSTIAAIRRKLLNAGVENVSQLIVTRRGFGYMLASQQENADKR